Below is a window of Halarcobacter anaerophilus DNA.
TTGCTTCATTTGCCTGAAGCATTTGAAGCTGCTGTCCGTATGCAACAGAGTTTGAGATTGATGATTCAAAAATTGCAGGGTTTGAAGTAGCCCCGTGAATTATCTCATCGTTTATCAAATCTTTAAATCTATTTTCTAAAAAATCTCTTTCAATAAAATCACACCACAGTGAAAAGTTTATGTCCTCTTTTAAACTCATAATTAATCCCTTAAATATACTCTAATATTTTTGTCAAATCTTTTTCTTCAACAATAATATTAGCCTCTTTTTTTATGATATCTCTTCCGCAAAATGCAACTTTTTTTGCTGCATAAGGAAACATCGAAACATCATTTGCTCCGTCACCTGCAACAAGAGTATTCTCTTTTGAAACTCCTAAAAGAGATTGAACTCTTTGAATCATATCCCCTTTGGAGAATCCAAACATCATATCTCCACCCACTAGTCCTGTTAAAATGCCCTCTTTTTCATGTAAAATATTTGAAAAATCCGCATCAAGTCTTAATTTCTCTTTTGCAGGGGTCGTACCTATTCTAAACCCTCCTGAAAAACATACCACTTTATAGCCACTCTCTTTTAGTTTTGAAACTGTTTCAAAAGCTCCTGGCATAAGCGGTAAATCTTTACAAATTTCTACAGCCTTTGAATACTCTAATCCTTTTAATAATGATACTCTTTCGATTAATGATTCAAAAAAATCTAATTCTCCCGCCATTGCTTTTTCAGTAATAGCCGCAACTTTCTCTTCAAGCCCCAAAGGCTTAGCTAAGAAATCAATTGTTTCCCCGTCCATAAGGGTTGAATCAAAATCAAAAACTGCTAATTTCATACTCTATTTTCCTAGTTTTATTCTTTTAAGGCTATAATATTATCCAAATTTAACTAAAGGAAACTGATTGAAAATTGCTTCTCTTGATATTGGTCTTAAAAGAATAGGTATAGCAATATCTCTTCACAAGGAGATAGTAACCCCTCTTCCTGCCGTTCTAAGAAAAAATAGAAATCAAGCTTCAAATGATGTTTTAAAAGTTTTAAAAGAGTGGGAAATTGATAAATTAGTTATAGGGTTTCCAAGTGCAAGTGAAGATATGCAAAAAAGAGTTAAACACTTCACCTCTTTGCTAAATCTTGATATTCCTTATGAGTTTCAAGAAGAAAATATGAGTTCAATCGAAGCAGAAGAGCTTATAAAAGGTGAAATAAAATATAAAAGAGACGGAAGAGTCGACTCAATAGCCGCAAAAATTATTTTAGAAAGATATCTGAACAGATAACTTATTTTTTTATATTATAAACAACTGCTATAGCTAATCCGCTTTCATGAGTTATAGAGAGACAAGACTTTTTAATCTTAAACTTTTTTCTAATCTCTTTTGAATACTTGATTTTAGGGGCTCCTAATTTACTTTTTTTTATTTTTATATCATGAAAAGAGCACTCTTTCCCTATTCCCGTACCTAAAGCTTTGCTCGCCGCTTCTTTCGCCGCCCAAAATCCGGCTGCCGTTTCTGGACGTTTGATTAACTCAATTTCATCCTCGTTTAAAAACCTTTCATATGCCTTGTTTCCAAACTTTTCATACATTTTTTTAATTCTGTCGATTGAAGCTACATCTATACCTATCATTTTTAACCTATGTGCTAGTATAATACGCTCATGAAACTATTTATGAGCAAATTATTATATCTTATTATCATGCTTTTTATAATAAGCTTAATCTCTTTTTTGGCAATTCATTTAGCTCCCAATTCATTTTTTGCAAGCGGACAGCTAAATCCGAATATCACGCCTGAATCAATTGAGCAGTTAAAAGCTGTATATGGATTAGATAAACCTCTGTATATTCAATTTTTCTCATGGATTACTGCACTTTTGCATTTGGATTTCGGTATCTCTTTTGCAAGCGGGCAGATGGTAAAAAATGAGATTTTAAGCAGAGTTCCTATTACTCTTACAATAAATATTATATCAATGTTTTTGATCTTTGTCGTTTCCTTATATTTAGGAATCAAAGCAGCACTGCAAAAGGATTCAAAACTAGATAAAGCAGTAGGACAACTTTCACTTTTAAGTTTTTCGATGCCCTCTTTTTATTTAGCTCTTTTGTTAGTTTTGATTTTTTCGATATATTTTGAAATTCTACCTATTGCAGGACTTCATTCAATTCCAAATGACGGCAGTTTAAACTACTA
It encodes the following:
- the serB gene encoding phosphoserine phosphatase SerB; protein product: MKLAVFDFDSTLMDGETIDFLAKPLGLEEKVAAITEKAMAGELDFFESLIERVSLLKGLEYSKAVEICKDLPLMPGAFETVSKLKESGYKVVCFSGGFRIGTTPAKEKLRLDADFSNILHEKEGILTGLVGGDMMFGFSKGDMIQRVQSLLGVSKENTLVAGDGANDVSMFPYAAKKVAFCGRDIIKKEANIIVEEKDLTKILEYI
- the ruvX gene encoding Holliday junction resolvase RuvX — translated: MKIASLDIGLKRIGIAISLHKEIVTPLPAVLRKNRNQASNDVLKVLKEWEIDKLVIGFPSASEDMQKRVKHFTSLLNLDIPYEFQEENMSSIEAEELIKGEIKYKRDGRVDSIAAKIILERYLNR
- the acpS gene encoding holo-ACP synthase; its protein translation is MIGIDVASIDRIKKMYEKFGNKAYERFLNEDEIELIKRPETAAGFWAAKEAASKALGTGIGKECSFHDIKIKKSKLGAPKIKYSKEIRKKFKIKKSCLSITHESGLAIAVVYNIKK
- a CDS encoding ABC transporter permease codes for the protein MKLFMSKLLYLIIMLFIISLISFLAIHLAPNSFFASGQLNPNITPESIEQLKAVYGLDKPLYIQFFSWITALLHLDFGISFASGQMVKNEILSRVPITLTINIISMFLIFVVSLYLGIKAALQKDSKLDKAVGQLSLLSFSMPSFYLALLLVLIFSIYFEILPIAGLHSIPNDGSLNYYLDFAWHLVLPIFIITFSGIGSLILYIRSLTIEILKSDYIFFARARGLDKKKILRYYILPNLYPPVITLLGLSLPGIIGGSVILETIFSIDGMGLLFYQSALSHDYPVIMGILIIGAFLTLLGNMLADLILLKLNPNYDEK